The Musa acuminata AAA Group cultivar baxijiao chromosome BXJ1-3, Cavendish_Baxijiao_AAA, whole genome shotgun sequence genome window below encodes:
- the LOC135633455 gene encoding F-box protein At1g47056-like, whose protein sequence is MGQSASTPSPTSFSSSSSRRVKPLSSCSSAVAASAAKELAVMTNGDAASGSGAVCPSRDHTLDLPDECLALVFQSLGSGDRKRCSLVCRRWLVVEGQSRHRLALDARAALLEAAQAIFSRFDAVSKLALKCDRRADSIGDEAIALIAARCPNLTRLKLRACRTVTDAGMAAVADHCPSLRKLSVGSCTFGSKGIEAVVRGCALLEELSIKRLRGLPDATVIGNVVVKAASLRSVCLKELYNGQCFSRLIAGSSNLKTLKLIRCSGDWDRLLEDVANKVPGIIEIHLEKLQVSDRGLSALSSCANLEILHLVKTPECTDAGLSSVAERCHLLRKVHIDGWKTNRIGDEGLIVVAKQCPNLQELVLIGVNPTARSLGLIASNCRNLERLALCGSETFGDAEITCIASKCMALKKLCIKGCPVSDQGMEALVGGCPKLVKVKVKKCRGVTPGCADWLMTCRDGMLAVNLDITGPNEQQEASVGESRIIESNEQLVDQIGAVELLPSSSTSRPSPWKTRMGYYAGRNFVASALRRWSHGSSNSNHT, encoded by the coding sequence ATGGGCCAATCGGCATCCACCCCATCCCCCAcatccttttcctcctcctctaGCCGCCGCGTTAAGCCACTCTCATCCTGTTCTTCTGCGGTAGCGGCCTCTGCAGCTAAGGAGCTAGCGGTAATGACGAACGGAGACGCCGCGTCGGGGAGCGGTGCCGTTTGTCCGTCAAGGGACCATACCTTGGACCTCCCCGACGAGTGCCTGGCCCTCGTCTTCCAGTCCCTAGGCTCCGGCGACCGGAAGCGGTGCTCGCTGGTGTGCCGGAGGTGGCTCGTCGTCGAGGGTCAGAGCCGCCACCGGCTGGCACTCGACGCCCGGGCCGCCCTCCTGGAGGCCGCGCAGGCCATCTTCTCCCGATTCGACGCCGTCTCCAAGCTCGCTCTCAAGTGCGACCGCCGCGCAGACAGCATCGGCGACGAGGCGATCGCGCTCATCGCCGCCCGGTGCCCCAACCTCACCCGCCTCAAGCTCCGCGCCTGCCGTACCGTCACCGATGCCGGGATGGCAGCCGTTGCCGATCACTGCCCAAGCCTCCGCAAGCTCTCCGTCGGGTCATGTACGTTCGGCTCCAAGGGCATTGAGGCCGTCGTCCGGGGCTGCGCTCTGTTGGAGGAACTATCAATTAAGCGGCTCCGCGGCCTCCCCGACGCCACCGTCATCGGAAATGTCGTTGTCAAAGCCGCCTCACTCCGATCTGTCTGTCTGAAAGAGCTCTACAATGGTCAGTGCTTCTCGCGGCTCATCGCCGGATCCTCCAATCTCAAGACCCTAAAGCTCATCCGATGTTCCGGAGACTGGGACAGGCTACTCGAGGATGTTGCCAATAAGGTCCCTGGAATCATCGAGATCCACCTCGAGAAGCTCCAGGTCAGTGATCGTGGCCTTTCCGCGCTCTCCTCCTGTGCCAATCTCGAGATCCTTCACCTTGTAAAGACCCCGGAATGCACTGATGCGGGCCTCTCATCTGTTGCTGAACGTTGCCACCTCCTCCGCAAGGTCCACATCGACGGATGGAAGACCAATCGGATTGGTGATGAAGGTCTCATAGTCGTCGCTAAACAGTGCCCTAACCTTCAGGAATTGGTGCTTATTGGAGTTAATCCAACGGCTCGAAGCTTAGGGCTTATAGCGAGCAATTGCCGCAACTTGGAGCGCCTTGCCCTTTGTGGCAGCGAAACCTTTGGGGACGCCGAGATCACATGTATTGCCTCCAAGTGTATGGCTTTAAAGAAGCTCTGTATCAAAGGATGCCCGGTATCTGACCAGGGAATGGAAGCCCTCGTCGGGGGTTGCCCAAAGTTGGTGAAGGTGAAAGTGAAAAAGTGCCGGGGGGTGACGCCAGGATGTGCAGATTGGTTGATGACATGCAGGGATGGGATGCTGGCAGTCAACTTGGACATCACCGGACCGAACGAGCAACAGGAAGCGAGTGTTGGTGAGAGTAGGATTATTGAGAGTAATGAGCAATTGGTCGATCAGATTGGAGCTGTTGAACTTCTCCCGTCGAGCAGTACCTCTAGGCCGTCGCCATGGAAGACGCGGATGGGTTATTATGCTGGTAGGAACTTTGTCGCCTCTGCTCTCAGAAGATGGTCCCATGGAAGTAGCAACTCCAATCATACATGA
- the LOC135633464 gene encoding uncharacterized protein At4g06744-like produces the protein MASIGRTLLLLLSILCLCVATSFGACSQARQERKAAEVSDGPTASPSQTNGSCGCSSSPAPSPSTSEPNPNDFPNLKQYYAYLVIQQFKQTVTCDPDGVTATWVGYRPCTYRGFYCDTPPDSPGTPTIASVDFNGFRLCAPTVAGFVDQLPDLALFHANSNNFSGPIPDLTGLPYLYELDVSNNIHSGPFPVAVLPLSNLVFLDLRYNLFAGTVPASIFFLDLDVLFLNNNNFNQQLPANLGSSPVAYLTLANNGFTGPLPRSIFNASGTLVEVLFLNNKFSGCLPYEIGSLTTATVFDVGFNQFTGPIPWSFGCLLKVEQLNLAGNLLYGEVPDVVCRLAKDGNLANLSLSGNYFTSLGHSCWELIKRKVLDVRQNCIPWFPEQRRPVECWRFLWHRKFCPFFHYIPCGLPKCAPKPAAPPPPGYTTYKALHQPPRN, from the coding sequence ATGGCCAGCATTGGCCGAACTCTGCTGCTGCTTCTCTCCATTCTATGCCTCTGTGTCGCCACCTCCTTCGGTGCGTGTTCTCAAGCACGTCAAGAAAGGAAGGCCGCGGAGGTCAGCGACGGCCCGACGGCATCCCCGTCCCAAACGAACGGGTCCTGCGGCTGTTCATCGTCACCTGCGCCGTCACCGTCGACGTCTGAGCCGAATCCCAACGACTTCCCCAACCTCAAGCAGTACTACGCTTACCTCGTCATCCAGCAGTTCAAGCAGACCGTCACCTGCGACCCCGACGGCGTGACGGCGACCTGGGTCGGGTACCGGCCTTGCACCTACCGCGGGTTCTACTGCGACACCCCGCCGGACTCCCCGGGGACCCCCACCATCGCCTCCGTGGACTTCAACGGCTTCCGCCTCTGCGCGCCGACCGTTGCCGGCTTCGTCGACCAGCTCCCCGACCTCGCGCTCTTCCACGCCAACTCCAATAACTTCTCCGGCCCCATCCCCGACCTCACCGGCCTCCCCTACCTCTACGAGCTCGATGTCAGCAACAACATCCACTCCGGCCCGTTCCCGGTCGCCGTCCTCCCGCTGAGCAACCTCGTTTTCCTCGACCTCCGGTACAACCTCTTCGCCGGCACCGTCCCGGCCTCCATCTTCTTCCTCGACCTCGACGTGCTCTTCCTCAACAACAACAACTTCAACCAGCAGCTGCCCGCCAACCTCGGCAGCTCGCCGGTGGCCTACCTCACCCTGGCCAACAACGGCTTCACCGGGCCACTTCCCCGGTCCATCTTCAACGCGTCGGGAACGCTGGTGGAGGTCCTCTTCCTCAACAACAAGTTCTCGGGCTGCTTGCCGTACGAGATCGGATCGCTGACTACCGCGACGGTGTTCGACGTTGGGTTCAATCAGTTCACGGGGCCGATACCGTGGTCCTTCGGCTGCCTGCTCAAGGTGGAGCAGCTGAACCTGGCGGGCAATCTGCTCTACGGGGAGGTGCCGGATGTGGTATGCCGGCTGGCCAAGGACGGTAACTTGGCTAACTTATCGTTGTCGGGGAACTACTTCACGTCGCTGGGGCACTCCTGCTGGGAGTTGATCAAGAGGAAGGTGCTCGACGTGCGGCAGAACTGTATACCGTGGTTCCCGGAGCAACGGCGGCCGGTGGAATGCTGGCGCTTCCTGtggcatcggaagttctgcccctTCTTCCACTACATCCCGTGCGGCCTACCGAAGTGTGCGCCGAAGCCCGCAGCGCCACCGCCGCCGGGGTACACGACCTATAAGGCGCTTCATCAACCCCCCCGGAACTAG
- the LOC103980118 gene encoding uncharacterized protein LOC103980118: MHRSTSTTRVSEEFSMNTAAQAMGGGIANKGGGTYYHDDHYHHHHSLPTYDPQSDAAKKEASRAKVAENMVHVIPFVLVLCTIILWFFSHPSGIDTMSKEETVVAKVKNMTTDGYKNWNGSSMTIGMEDLDPIDGISNEEDHTGTKGSRH; this comes from the exons ATGCATCGTTCGACGAGCACAACACGGGTGTCGGAGGAGTTCTCCATGAACACGGCGGCGCAAGCCATGGGCGGAGGAATAGCCAACAAGGGTGGTGGCACCTACTACCACGACGATCACTACCACCACCATCACAGCCTCCCCACCTACGATCCTCAATCGGACGCCGCCAAGAAGGAGGCGAGCCGAGCCAAGGTGGCCGAGAACATGGTCCATGTCATCCCTTTCGTCCTCGTCCTCTGCACCATCATCCTCTGGTTCTTCTCTCACCCATCCG GTATCGATACGATGAGCAAGGAGGAGACGGTGGTGGCCAAGGTCAAGAACATGACGACCGACGGCTATAAGAACTGGAATGGCTCGTCGATGACCATCGGCATGGAGGACCTCGACCCCATCGATGGAATCAGCAACGAAGAAGATCATACTGGAACCAAAGGCTCTCGTCACTGA
- the LOC103979981 gene encoding OVARIAN TUMOR DOMAIN-containing deubiquitinating enzyme 7 isoform X2, translated as MVQAKNNHTNKKSKPRRQQDTVKKQGMQADISELCAQLDALGLKIIQVTADGNCFFRALADQLEGNENDHQKYREMVVNYIFKNREDFEPFIEDDVPFDKYCQSMEKDGSWAGHMELQAASLVTKRNICIHRLKSPRWYICNFSGDHQANMIHLCYHDGEHYCSVRSKEDSCEGPAKPIMIKADAHISAKEHNNKVAIDKSSKGSSSRSTFNSGSVKLVMAGTGIEDIDKVEQVLREVDGDVDAAIEFLIAEKELDLDHDACSSVDNSKGEDLLQGECQIQDPGQAVVASLDMKLEQDICDTKIQAVQADSIHNQNKKNPENKMCSCGSKKKCKACGTSTGKVSSFIVNSKHAANKGRREPKQNKRKEAINEVRNCGSGSLSDMGALCI; from the exons ATGGTTCAGGCCAAGAACAACCACACCAACAAGAAGTCCAAGCCCAGAAGGCAACAGGACACC GTAAAGAAGCAAGGGATGCAAGCCGATATATCAGAACTTTGTGCTCAACTTGATGCATTGGGCTTAAAAATTATTCAAGTTACAGCAGATGGCAACTGTTTCTTTAG ggcCCTAGCTGATCAGCTTGAGGGTAACGAAAATGATCACCAAAAGTATCGTGAAATGGTGGTGAATTATATCTTT AAAAATCGCGAGGACTTTGAACCCTTCATTGAGGATGATGTTCCATTTGATAAGTACTGCCAGTCCATGGAAAAGGATGGCTCATGGGCAGGCCATATGGAACTTCAAGCTGCTTCTCTTGTTACAAAAAGAAATATTTGCATTCACAGA CTTAAATCTCCGCGCTGGTACATATGTAATTTCAGTGGTGATCATCAAGCAAATATGATTCATCT GTGTTATCATGATGGTGAACACTACTGCAGTGTTCGTTCAAAGGAAGATTCTTGTGAAGGACCTGCTAAGCCAATAATGATTAAG GCAGATGCTCATATTTCTGCAAAGGAGCATAACAACAAAGTAGCAATTGACAAATCATCAAAAGGGTCCTCAAGCAGAAGTACCTTTAATAGTGGATCAGTTAAATTGGTCATGGCTGGAACTGGAATTGAGGACATTGATAAAGTTGAACAG GTTTTACGAGAAGTAGATGGTGATGTTGATGCAGCAATTGAGTTTTTGATAGCTGAGAAGGAGTTGGACCTCGATCATGATGCATGTTCTAGTGTTGACAATTCCAAGGGAGAAGATCTGCTTCAAG GAGAATGTCAAATTCAGGACCCTGGACAAGCAGTGGTAGCATCATTGGACATGAAATTGGAGCAAGACATATGTGATACAAAGATCCAAGCTGTTCAGGCTGATAGCATTCATAATCAAAATAAG AAAAACCCAGAAAATAAAATGTGTTCATGTGGATCGAAAAAGAAGTGCAAGGCCTGTGGTACAAGCACTGGAAAAGTTTCATCATTCATAGT TAACAGCAAACATGCTGCCAACAAAGGCAGGAGGGAACCAAAGCAGAATAAGAGAAAAGAAGCCATAAACGAAGTCAGGAACTGTGGATCTGGATCTCTGTCAGACATGGGAGCACTTTGCATTTGA
- the LOC103979981 gene encoding OVARIAN TUMOR DOMAIN-containing deubiquitinating enzyme 7 isoform X1 — MVQAKNNHTNKKSKPRRQQDTVKKQGMQADISELCAQLDALGLKIIQVTADGNCFFRALADQLEGNENDHQKYREMVVNYIFKNREDFEPFIEDDVPFDKYCQSMEKDGSWAGHMELQAASLVTKRNICIHRLKSPRWYICNFSGDHQANMIHLCYHDGEHYCSVRSKEDSCEGPAKPIMIKADAHISAKEHNNKVAIDKSSKGSSSRSTFNSGSVKLVMAGTGIEDIDKVEQVLREVDGDVDAAIEFLIAEKELDLDHDACSSVDNSKGEDLLQGECQIQDPGQAVVASLDMKLEQDICDTKIQAVQADSIHNQNKSSFSQKNPENKMCSCGSKKKCKACGTSTGKVSSFIVNSKHAANKGRREPKQNKRKEAINEVRNCGSGSLSDMGALCI; from the exons ATGGTTCAGGCCAAGAACAACCACACCAACAAGAAGTCCAAGCCCAGAAGGCAACAGGACACC GTAAAGAAGCAAGGGATGCAAGCCGATATATCAGAACTTTGTGCTCAACTTGATGCATTGGGCTTAAAAATTATTCAAGTTACAGCAGATGGCAACTGTTTCTTTAG ggcCCTAGCTGATCAGCTTGAGGGTAACGAAAATGATCACCAAAAGTATCGTGAAATGGTGGTGAATTATATCTTT AAAAATCGCGAGGACTTTGAACCCTTCATTGAGGATGATGTTCCATTTGATAAGTACTGCCAGTCCATGGAAAAGGATGGCTCATGGGCAGGCCATATGGAACTTCAAGCTGCTTCTCTTGTTACAAAAAGAAATATTTGCATTCACAGA CTTAAATCTCCGCGCTGGTACATATGTAATTTCAGTGGTGATCATCAAGCAAATATGATTCATCT GTGTTATCATGATGGTGAACACTACTGCAGTGTTCGTTCAAAGGAAGATTCTTGTGAAGGACCTGCTAAGCCAATAATGATTAAG GCAGATGCTCATATTTCTGCAAAGGAGCATAACAACAAAGTAGCAATTGACAAATCATCAAAAGGGTCCTCAAGCAGAAGTACCTTTAATAGTGGATCAGTTAAATTGGTCATGGCTGGAACTGGAATTGAGGACATTGATAAAGTTGAACAG GTTTTACGAGAAGTAGATGGTGATGTTGATGCAGCAATTGAGTTTTTGATAGCTGAGAAGGAGTTGGACCTCGATCATGATGCATGTTCTAGTGTTGACAATTCCAAGGGAGAAGATCTGCTTCAAG GAGAATGTCAAATTCAGGACCCTGGACAAGCAGTGGTAGCATCATTGGACATGAAATTGGAGCAAGACATATGTGATACAAAGATCCAAGCTGTTCAGGCTGATAGCATTCATAATCAAAATAAG TCTTCATTCTCCCAGAAAAACCCAGAAAATAAAATGTGTTCATGTGGATCGAAAAAGAAGTGCAAGGCCTGTGGTACAAGCACTGGAAAAGTTTCATCATTCATAGT TAACAGCAAACATGCTGCCAACAAAGGCAGGAGGGAACCAAAGCAGAATAAGAGAAAAGAAGCCATAAACGAAGTCAGGAACTGTGGATCTGGATCTCTGTCAGACATGGGAGCACTTTGCATTTGA
- the LOC103979981 gene encoding OVARIAN TUMOR DOMAIN-containing deubiquitinating enzyme 7 isoform X4 has translation MVQAKNNHTNKKSKPRRQQDTVKKQGMQADISELCAQLDALGLKIIQVTADGNCFFRALADQLEGNENDHQKYREMVVNYIFKNREDFEPFIEDDVPFDKYCQSMEKDGSWAGHMELQAASLVTKRNICIHRLKSPRWYICNFSGDHQANMIHLCYHDGEHYCSVRSKEDSCEGPAKPIMIKADAHISAKEHNNKVAIDKSSKGSSSRSTFNSGSVKLVMAGTGIEDIDKVEQVLREVDGDVDAAIEFLIAEKELDLDHDACSSVDNSKGEDLLQETGSERVVGPEKMETGPST, from the exons ATGGTTCAGGCCAAGAACAACCACACCAACAAGAAGTCCAAGCCCAGAAGGCAACAGGACACC GTAAAGAAGCAAGGGATGCAAGCCGATATATCAGAACTTTGTGCTCAACTTGATGCATTGGGCTTAAAAATTATTCAAGTTACAGCAGATGGCAACTGTTTCTTTAG ggcCCTAGCTGATCAGCTTGAGGGTAACGAAAATGATCACCAAAAGTATCGTGAAATGGTGGTGAATTATATCTTT AAAAATCGCGAGGACTTTGAACCCTTCATTGAGGATGATGTTCCATTTGATAAGTACTGCCAGTCCATGGAAAAGGATGGCTCATGGGCAGGCCATATGGAACTTCAAGCTGCTTCTCTTGTTACAAAAAGAAATATTTGCATTCACAGA CTTAAATCTCCGCGCTGGTACATATGTAATTTCAGTGGTGATCATCAAGCAAATATGATTCATCT GTGTTATCATGATGGTGAACACTACTGCAGTGTTCGTTCAAAGGAAGATTCTTGTGAAGGACCTGCTAAGCCAATAATGATTAAG GCAGATGCTCATATTTCTGCAAAGGAGCATAACAACAAAGTAGCAATTGACAAATCATCAAAAGGGTCCTCAAGCAGAAGTACCTTTAATAGTGGATCAGTTAAATTGGTCATGGCTGGAACTGGAATTGAGGACATTGATAAAGTTGAACAG GTTTTACGAGAAGTAGATGGTGATGTTGATGCAGCAATTGAGTTTTTGATAGCTGAGAAGGAGTTGGACCTCGATCATGATGCATGTTCTAGTGTTGACAATTCCAAGGGAGAAGATCTGCTTCAAG AAACTGGATCAGAACGGGTGGTTGGACCAGAAAAAATGGAAACTGGACCATCAACTTAA
- the LOC103979981 gene encoding OVARIAN TUMOR DOMAIN-containing deubiquitinating enzyme 7 isoform X5, giving the protein MVQAKNNHTNKKSKPRRQQDTVKKQGMQADISELCAQLDALGLKIIQVTADGNCFFRALADQLEGNENDHQKYREMVVNYIFKNREDFEPFIEDDVPFDKYCQSMEKDGSWAGHMELQAASLVTKRNICIHRLKSPRWYICNFSGDHQANMIHLCYHDGEHYCSVRSKEDSCEGPAKPIMIKADAHISAKEHNNKVAIDKSSKGSSSRSTFNSGSVKLVMAGTGIEDIDKVEQVLREVDGDVDAAIEFLIAEKELDLDHDACSSVDNSKGEDLLQGPWTSSGSIIGHEIGARHM; this is encoded by the exons ATGGTTCAGGCCAAGAACAACCACACCAACAAGAAGTCCAAGCCCAGAAGGCAACAGGACACC GTAAAGAAGCAAGGGATGCAAGCCGATATATCAGAACTTTGTGCTCAACTTGATGCATTGGGCTTAAAAATTATTCAAGTTACAGCAGATGGCAACTGTTTCTTTAG ggcCCTAGCTGATCAGCTTGAGGGTAACGAAAATGATCACCAAAAGTATCGTGAAATGGTGGTGAATTATATCTTT AAAAATCGCGAGGACTTTGAACCCTTCATTGAGGATGATGTTCCATTTGATAAGTACTGCCAGTCCATGGAAAAGGATGGCTCATGGGCAGGCCATATGGAACTTCAAGCTGCTTCTCTTGTTACAAAAAGAAATATTTGCATTCACAGA CTTAAATCTCCGCGCTGGTACATATGTAATTTCAGTGGTGATCATCAAGCAAATATGATTCATCT GTGTTATCATGATGGTGAACACTACTGCAGTGTTCGTTCAAAGGAAGATTCTTGTGAAGGACCTGCTAAGCCAATAATGATTAAG GCAGATGCTCATATTTCTGCAAAGGAGCATAACAACAAAGTAGCAATTGACAAATCATCAAAAGGGTCCTCAAGCAGAAGTACCTTTAATAGTGGATCAGTTAAATTGGTCATGGCTGGAACTGGAATTGAGGACATTGATAAAGTTGAACAG GTTTTACGAGAAGTAGATGGTGATGTTGATGCAGCAATTGAGTTTTTGATAGCTGAGAAGGAGTTGGACCTCGATCATGATGCATGTTCTAGTGTTGACAATTCCAAGGGAGAAGATCTGCTTCAAG GACCCTGGACAAGCAGTGGTAGCATCATTGGACATGAAATTGGAGCAAGACATATGTGA
- the LOC103979981 gene encoding OVARIAN TUMOR DOMAIN-containing deubiquitinating enzyme 7 isoform X3 has protein sequence MQADISELCAQLDALGLKIIQVTADGNCFFRALADQLEGNENDHQKYREMVVNYIFKNREDFEPFIEDDVPFDKYCQSMEKDGSWAGHMELQAASLVTKRNICIHRLKSPRWYICNFSGDHQANMIHLCYHDGEHYCSVRSKEDSCEGPAKPIMIKADAHISAKEHNNKVAIDKSSKGSSSRSTFNSGSVKLVMAGTGIEDIDKVEQVLREVDGDVDAAIEFLIAEKELDLDHDACSSVDNSKGEDLLQGECQIQDPGQAVVASLDMKLEQDICDTKIQAVQADSIHNQNKSSFSQKNPENKMCSCGSKKKCKACGTSTGKVSSFIVNSKHAANKGRREPKQNKRKEAINEVRNCGSGSLSDMGALCI, from the exons ATGCAAGCCGATATATCAGAACTTTGTGCTCAACTTGATGCATTGGGCTTAAAAATTATTCAAGTTACAGCAGATGGCAACTGTTTCTTTAG ggcCCTAGCTGATCAGCTTGAGGGTAACGAAAATGATCACCAAAAGTATCGTGAAATGGTGGTGAATTATATCTTT AAAAATCGCGAGGACTTTGAACCCTTCATTGAGGATGATGTTCCATTTGATAAGTACTGCCAGTCCATGGAAAAGGATGGCTCATGGGCAGGCCATATGGAACTTCAAGCTGCTTCTCTTGTTACAAAAAGAAATATTTGCATTCACAGA CTTAAATCTCCGCGCTGGTACATATGTAATTTCAGTGGTGATCATCAAGCAAATATGATTCATCT GTGTTATCATGATGGTGAACACTACTGCAGTGTTCGTTCAAAGGAAGATTCTTGTGAAGGACCTGCTAAGCCAATAATGATTAAG GCAGATGCTCATATTTCTGCAAAGGAGCATAACAACAAAGTAGCAATTGACAAATCATCAAAAGGGTCCTCAAGCAGAAGTACCTTTAATAGTGGATCAGTTAAATTGGTCATGGCTGGAACTGGAATTGAGGACATTGATAAAGTTGAACAG GTTTTACGAGAAGTAGATGGTGATGTTGATGCAGCAATTGAGTTTTTGATAGCTGAGAAGGAGTTGGACCTCGATCATGATGCATGTTCTAGTGTTGACAATTCCAAGGGAGAAGATCTGCTTCAAG GAGAATGTCAAATTCAGGACCCTGGACAAGCAGTGGTAGCATCATTGGACATGAAATTGGAGCAAGACATATGTGATACAAAGATCCAAGCTGTTCAGGCTGATAGCATTCATAATCAAAATAAG TCTTCATTCTCCCAGAAAAACCCAGAAAATAAAATGTGTTCATGTGGATCGAAAAAGAAGTGCAAGGCCTGTGGTACAAGCACTGGAAAAGTTTCATCATTCATAGT TAACAGCAAACATGCTGCCAACAAAGGCAGGAGGGAACCAAAGCAGAATAAGAGAAAAGAAGCCATAAACGAAGTCAGGAACTGTGGATCTGGATCTCTGTCAGACATGGGAGCACTTTGCATTTGA